In Pungitius pungitius chromosome 2, fPunPun2.1, whole genome shotgun sequence, a single window of DNA contains:
- the LOC119210853 gene encoding protocadherin gamma-A1-like encodes MIRKIGPLLFVSIVALNSVFGQVSYSIPEEMAKGSLVGNIAQDLGLDVKRLRSGKARIYTGESTEYIELNKERGVLVIKERIDRESLCGQTTPCALDFQIILENPMQFYSIAVEVTDINDNSPGFKNKEIKFEISETVQIGSKFVLDKAVDVDVGINGLRGYSLSSSDTFTLNPYRIGSSRTVEMVLKKHLDREKQERLFLVLTALDGGEPQLSGTMQIAINVLDANDNAPVCIQAEYKTNVKEDALKGAALTVVSASDADEGQHGHIQYSISNVPDSAVELFYVDKETGVVTLMGHLDYEKFRHYEIDVQASDKGGNSDVCKVIIEVLDTNDNPPAINIMSTSSTISEDVKQGTVLTMMNVQDPDSEENGKVNCVLNKNSNFKITSTSNNVFTLVTENELDREITSQHNITVTCSDEGVPSLSSSVTLTLQISDVNDNSPLFERSSYEAYIVENNTPGLSIFTVKARDADWNQNARVSYILEDSSVNGVPVSSYVSVSADSGVIHAVRSFDYEQIKDFQFRVKAQDGGSPPLSSNVTVKVLIQDQNDNPPQVLYPVQTGGSLVAEMVPRSADVGYLVTKVVAVDVDSGQNAWLSYKLQKATDRALFEVGLQNGEIRTIRGVTDKDAVKQRLTVIVEDNGQPSRSATVIVNVAVADSFPEVLSEFTDYTQDKEYNDNLTFYLVLALAVVSFLFITCLVVIISVKIYRWRQSRVLYHSNLPVIPYYPPRYSDTLGTGTLQHVYNYEVCRTNDSRKSDCKFGTVGSQNVLIMDPSSTGTMQRIQSEKNILDEPDSPLEV; translated from the coding sequence ATGATACGAAAGATTGGACCGCTGCTGTTTGTATCCATTGTTGCTCTCAACTCGGTTTTCGGACAGGTTAGCTACTCTATTCCAGAGGAAATGGCAAAGGGGTCGCTGGTTGGCAACATTGCACAAGATTTAGGATTAGATGTAAAGCGACTTAGATCAGGGAAAGCTCGTATATATACCGGAGAAAGTACGGAATACATCGAGCTTAATAAAGAACGGGGAGTCCTTGTCATCAAAGAGAGGATAGACAGAGAGTCGCTTTGTGGTCAGACGACGCCCTGTGCTCTTGattttcaaatcattttggAGAATCCTATGCAATTTTATAGCATCGCGGTCGAGGTCACTGATATAAACGATAATTCTCCCGGTTTTAagaacaaagaaattaaattcgAAATCAGTGAAACAGTTCAAATTGGATCCAAATTTGTCTTAGACAAAGCTGTTGACGTAGATGTGGGTATTAATGGGTTGCGGGGTTATTCACTAAGCTCAAGCGACACATTCACTTTAAACCCGTACAGAATTGGCAGCAGTAGGACTGTTGAGATGGTTTTGAAGAAGCACCTAGACCGAGAGAAGCAGGAGCGGTTATTTTTAGTGTTGACTGCTTTAGATGGTGGCGAACCGCAGCTCTCCGGAACCATGCAAATTGCAATTAATGTCTTGGACGCAAATGATAATGCACCTGTTTGTATTCAAGCAGAGTATAAGACTAACGTCAAGGAAGACGCGTTGAAAGGAGCTGCTCTTACCGTGGTGAGCGCATCTGATGCAGATGAAGGTCAGCATGGGCACATACAATATTCCATTTCAAATGTTCCAGATAGCGCGGTTGAATTATTTTATGTTGATAAAGAAACTGGTGTTGTAACATTAATGGGACACCTTGATTATGAGAAATTTCGGCATTATGAAATAGACGTCCAAGCATCAGATAAAGGTGGTAACTCGGATGTGTGTAAGGTCATAATTGAGGTGTTGGACACAAACGATAACCCGCCAGCTATTAATATTATGTCTACATCATCAACAATATCTGAGGATGTGAAGCAGGGCACTGTTCTGACAATGATGAATGTTCAGGATCCAGATTCAGAAGAGAATGGAAAAGTCAACTgcgttttaaataaaaattcaaattttaaaattaCATCAACGTCAAATAACGTCTTTACTCTAGTAACGGAAAATGAATTAGACAGAGAGATCACATCGCAACATAATATCACTGTGACTTGCTCGGATGAAGgagtcccctccctctccagcagcgTCACTCTCACCTTACAGATCTCCGATGTTAATGATAATTCGCCTCTATTTGAGAGGAGCTCATATGAGGCCTATATTGTAGAAAACAACACACCGGGTCTCTCTATATTCACAGTGAAAGCCAGAGACGCTGACTGGAACCAGAACGCGCGTGTTTCGTACATACTGGAGGACTCCTCTGTTAACGGAGTGCCAGTCTCCTCGTATGTGTCCGTTAGTGCTGATAGTGGAGTCATCCACGCAGTGCGCTCTTTTGACTACGAGCAGATCAAAGATTTCCAATTCCGCGTCAAAGCGCAAGATGGAGGCTCCCCTCCACTCAGTAGCAACGTGACTGTGAAAGTGCTGATCCAGGACCAGAACGACAACCCTCCTCAGGTTCTGTACCCGGTCCAGactggaggctctctggtggctgagatggttcctcgttcagcagatgtgggctatctggtcactaaagtggtggctgttgatgtggactctggacagaatgcctggctctcctacaaactgcagaaagccacagacaggGCGCTGTTTGAAGTGGGCTTACAGAATGGAGAAATAAGAACCATCCGCGGAGTCACTGAtaaagatgcagtgaaacaaagactgactgtgatcgtggaggacaacgggcagccctctcgttcagctacagtcattgttaacgtggcggtggcggacagcttccctgaagtgctgtctgagttcactgactatacacaagacaaggagtacaatgacaacctgaccttctacttagtgttggctttggctgtagtttccttcctcttcatcacgtgtttagtggttattatatcagtgaagatctatagatggaggcagtctcgcgtcctgtatcactccaatctccctgtgattccgtattatccaccacgttactcagacactttggggACAGGGACTCTCCAACACGTGTACAACTACGAGGTGTGCAGGACGAATGACTCCAGAAAGAGTGACTGTAAGTTCGGCACAGTCGGTAGTCAGAACGTGCTGATAATGGACCCCAGTTCTACAGGAACGATGCAGCGGATACAGAGTGAGAAGAACATCCTGGATGAACCAGACTCTCCTCTAGAGGTTTGA
- the LOC134122774 gene encoding protocadherin beta-16-like translates to MKGPALLFLSLLSLGSVTGQVSYTIPEEMAKGSLVGNIAQDLGLDIKRLAAGKARIYSRESDEYIELSRDRGVLLLKERIDREALCRETTPCALQFQIILENPMEFYSVTIQITDINDNAPIFEEGVIKFRISESAVIGAKFVLERAEDLDVGNNDLQRYELKPTDNFALKLHNNADGNKNVEMVLQKPLDREKNEQISLVLTAVDGGEPQMSGTMLIFITVLDANDNTPVFTQPTYQALVTENSPVGTVIATVSASDADQGSNGKVTYSITNTFDDVRKMFKIDKENGEVSLIGSIDYEESRNFRINIRASDDGGLTDSCKLIVDVQDVNDNMPAIIIMSKSNVISEDAELNTVVTMINIEDKDTGENGKVHCFISDNVPFILKTSTSNFYSLVTDSELDRETLAECNITVTCSDQGVPSLSSSVTLTLQISDVNDNAPDFESTSYEAYIVENNTPGLSIFTVKARDADWNQNARVSYILEDSSVNGVPVSSYVSVSADSGVIHTVRSFDYEQIKDFHFRVKAQDGGSPPLSSNVTVKVLIQDQNDNPPQVLYPVQTGGSLVAEMVPRSADVGYLVTKVVAVDVDSGQNAWLSYKLQKATDRALFEVGLQNGEIRTIRGVTDKDAVKQRLTVIVEDNGQPSRSATVIVNVAVADSFPEVLSEFTDYTQDKEYNDNLTFYLVLALAVVSFLFITCLMVIISVKIYRWRQSRVLYHSNLPVIPYYPPRYTDTLGTGTLQHVYNYEVCRTNDSRKSDCKFGTVGSQNVLIMDPSSTGTMQRIQREKNILDEPDSPLEVG, encoded by the coding sequence ATGAAAGGACcagcgctgttgttcctttctctcctttcgCTTGGTTCAGTAACCGGGCAGGTCAGTTACACAATACCGGAGGAAATGGCAAAAGGCTCTTTAGTCGGTAACATAGCACAAGATTTAGGTTTGGATATAAAACGTTTAGCTGCTGGCAAAGCTCGAATTTATTCTCGAGAAAGCGACGAATACATCGAGCTGAGCAGAGACAGGggagtcctcctcctcaaagAGAGAATAGACAGAGAAGCGCTTTGCCGAGAGACGACGCCTTGTGCTTTACAATTTCAGATTATTTTGGAGAATCCCATGGAATTTTACAGCGTTACAATCCAGATCACAGATATCAATGACAATGCACCAAtatttgaagaaggagtaatcAAATTCAGAATAAGTGAGTCCGCTGTCATCGGGGCAAAATTTGTGCTTGAAAGGGCTGAGGATCTTGATGTTGGAAATAATGATCTTCAAAGGTACGAACTAAAACCAACGGATAATTTTGCACTGAAATTGCACAACAACGCAGATGGTAATAAAAACGTTGAGATGGTGCTGCAGAAACCTttagacagagaaaaaaacgagCAGATATCCCTTGTGTTAACGGCTGTAGATGGAGGAGAGCCGCAGATGTCGGGAACAATGCTGATTTTCATTACAGTTTTAGACGCTAATGATAATACTCCCGTTTTTACTCAGCCGACCTACCAGGCTTTAGTTACTGAGAACTCACCTGTAGGTACAGTTATTGCCACTGTTTCAGCCTCAGATGCAGATCAGGGATCTAACGGTAAAGTAACATATTCAATCACAAATACATTCGATGATgtcagaaaaatgtttaaaattgacaaGGAAAATGGTGAAGTTAGTTTAATTGGAAGTATTGACTACGAGGAGTCGCGCAATTTTCGAATAAATATAAGAGCTAGTGACGATGGAGGACTCACAGATTCTTGTAAATTAATTGTTGATGTTCAAGATGTAAATGACAACATGCCGGCAATTATTATAATGTCTAAATCAAATGTTATATCAGAAGATGCCGAACTCAATACCGTAGTTACTATGATAAATATTGAGGACAAGGACACTGGAGAAAACGGGAAGGTGCATTGTTTTATTAGTGACAATGtaccatttattttgaaaacgtCAACCAGTAATTTCTATAGCTTGGTAACCGACAGTGAATTAGACAGAGAGACATTAGCTGAGTGTAATATCACGGTCACCTGCTCCGATCAAGgagtcccctccctctccagcagcgTCACTCTCACCTTACAGATCTCTGATGTTAATGATAACGCACCTGACTTTGAGAGTACTTCATATGAGGCCTATATTGTAGAAAACAACACACCGGGACTCTCTATATTCACAGTGAAAGCCAGAGACGCTGACTGGAACCAGAACGCCCGTGTTTCTTACATACTGGAGGACTCCTCTGTTAACGGAGTGCCAGTCTCCTCGTATGTGTCCGTTAGTGCTGATAGTGGAGTCATCCACACAGTGCGCTCTTTTGACTACGAGCAGATCAAAGATTTCCACTTCCGCGTCAAAGCACAAGATGGAGGCTCCCCTCCACTCAGTAGCAACGTGACTGTGAAAGTGCTGATCCAGGACCAGAACGACAACCCTCCTCAGGTTCTGTACCCGGTCCAGactggaggctctctggtggctgagatggttcctcgttcagcagatgtgggctatctggtcactaaagtggtggctgttgatgtggactctggacagaatgcctggctctcctacaaactgcagaaagccacagacaggGCGCTGTTTGAAGTGGGCTTACAGAATGGAGAAATAAGAACCATCCGCGGAGTCACTGAtaaagatgcagtgaaacaaagactgactgtgatcgtggaggacaacgggcagccctctcgttcagctacagtcattgttaacgtggcggtggcggacagcttccctgaagtgctgtctgagttcactgactatacacaagacaaggagtacaatgacaacctgacattctacttagtgttggctttggctgtagtttccttcctcttcatcacgtgtttaATGGTTATTATATCAGTGAAGATCTACAGGTGGAGGCAGTCTCGCGTCCTGTATCACTCCAATCTCCCTGTGATTCCGTATTATCCACCACGTTACACAGACACTTTGGGGACAGGGACTCTCCAACACGTGTACAACTACGAGGTGTGCAGGACGAATGACTCCAGAAAGAGTGACTGTAAGTTCGGCACAGTCGGTAGTCAGAACGTGCTGATAATGGACCCCAGTTCTACAGGAACGATGCAGCGGATCCAACGTGAGAAGAACATCCTGGATGAACCAGACTCTCCTCTAGAGGTTGGCTAA
- the LOC134102883 gene encoding protocadherin gamma-A10-like: protein MGICQRRCGKWLSCWTLTTQLFIFFFVISTVNGQIRYSIPEEMKKGSLVGNVAQDLGLDLKRLRSGRARIVTGENNQLTELKTDKGILVVNERIDREELCGDVTPCSFSFEIILENPIELHRVTVEILDVNDNAPTFKNNVINLEISESATVGSYFDLENAYDPDAGIHSLQKYVLSLNENFVLKQHSNTDGVRFAVMILQKPLDRELKPHLSLKLIAVDGGTPPRSGTVNVEITVLDVNDNPPVFNQTLYTATVNENAPIGTYITTVNASDVDSGSNGLITYTFTNTKGNFGEKFAIDSISGTITVAENIDFEKDKKYEIRVIAKDQGGLSNATKVVIEVADKNDNAPAINIMSFSSMISEDVPVGTTIAVFNVRDADSERNGQITCSIDYYLPFKIQSSLTNYYNLLSNVPFDREKNPEYNITITATDSGSPPLSTKIKLQLKISDINDNAPLFTRKSYSAFIIENNVPGMPIFGLSAQDSDWNQNSRISYFLEDKQINGSPVSTYLSINSETGVLHAVRSFDYEQIKKLVFSVKAQDGGSPPLSSNVTVTILIQDQNDNPPQVLYPVQTGGSLVAEMVPRSADVGYLVTKVVAVDVDSGQNAWLSYKLQKATDRALFEVGLQNGEIRTTRGVTDKDAVKQRLTVIVEDNGQPSRSATVIVTVAVADSFPEVLSEFTDYTQDKEYNDNLTFYLVLALAVVSFLFITCLVVIISVKIYRWRQSRVLYHSNLPVIPYYPPRYSDTLGTGTLQHVYNYEVCRTNDSRKSDCKFGTVGSQNVLIMDPSSTGTMQRIGNEKNILDERDSPLEYYVVNSEGRCRPMCARLSKAVAAPPM, encoded by the exons ATGGGAATATGCCAGAGACGATGCGGGAAATGGCTGTCGTGTTGGACACTTACAACGCagctgttcatttttttcttcgtgATTTCCACCGTCAACGGTCAAATCCGTTACTCAATcccggaggagatgaagaaaggtTCTCTTGTCGGGAATGTAGCACAGGATCTCGGTTTGGATCTGAAAAGGCTGCGCTCCGGTAGGGCCCGTATCGTGACGGGAGAAAACAATCAGTTAACCGAGCTAAAAACAGACAAAGGGATTCTAGTCGTGAATGAGAGAATCGACCGAGAGGAGCTCTGTGGAGACGTTACACCGTGCAGTTTCAGCTTCGAGATTATTCTGGAAAACCCAATTGAACTGCACAGGGTGACAGTCGAAATATTGGACGTAAATGACAACGCGCCAACTttcaaaaataatgtaattaatCTAGAAATCAGTGAATCCGCAACAGTGGGATCTTATTTCGATTTAGAAAACGCCTATGACCCCGATGCAGGCATTCACAGTctgcaaaaatatgttttatcctTGAATGAAAATTTCGTATTGAAGCAACATTCTAACACGGATGGCGTCAGATTTGCAGTAATGATTTTACAGAAGCCACTGGACAGAGAGTTAAAACCACACCTCTCATTAAAGCTGATTGCAGTAGATGGAGGAACTCCACCACGATCTGGTACAGTAAACGTAGAGATTACTGTCCTTGATGTAAATGATAATCCTCCTGTGTTTAATCAAACTTTATACACTGCTACAGTGAATGAAAATGCACCAATAGGAACATATATTACGACTGTAAATGCTTCAGATGTTGACAGTGGGTCTAATGGCTTGATCACATATACTTTTACAAATACAAAGGGAAACTTTGGCGAAAAATTTGCAATAGATAGTATATCGGGCACAATAACTGTGGctgaaaatattgattttgaaaaagataaaaaatatgaaataagagTGATTGCCAAAGATCAGGGTGGCCTAAGTAACGCCACCAAAGTTGTGATTGAGGTCGCTGACAAAAATGATAATGCTCCAGCCATAAATATAATGTCATTTTCCAGCATGATATCAGAGGATGTTCCTGTAGGCACAACTATTGCCGTTTTTAATGTAAGAGATGCAGATTCTGAAAGAAACGGTCAGATAACTTGCTCAATAGATTATTATCTTCCATTTAAAATCCAATCGTCTTTGACTAATTATTATAATTTGCTTTCAAACGTACCTTTTGATCGCGAAAAAAATCCAGAATACAATATAACCATTACTGCAACTGATTCAGGGTCACCTCCTCTTTCTACCAAAATAAAATTACAACTAAAGATTTCTGATATTAACGATAATGCTCCACTCTTTACTAGAAAAAGTTATTCTGCCTTCATCATTGAAAATAATGTCCCTGGTATGCCAATATTTGGTTTGAGTGCTCAAGACTCAGATTGGAATCAAAACTCAAGAATCTCGTACTTTCTTgaagacaaacaaatcaatggcAGCCCGGTTTCTACTTATTTATCCATAAACTCTGAAACTGGCGTTCTTCACGCAGTGCGCTCATTTGATTATGAGCAGATCAAGAAGCTTGTTTTCTCTGTCAAAGCTCAAGATGGAGGCTCCCCTCCACTCAGTAGCAATGTGACTGTGACAATACTGATCCAGGACCAGAACGACAACCCTCCTCAGGTTCTGTACCCGGTCCAGACTGGAGGCTCTCTAGTGGCTGAGATGGTTCCTCGTTCAGCAGATGTGGGCTATCTGGTCACTAAAGTGGTGGCTGTTGATGTGGActctggacagaatgcctggctctcctacaaactgcagaaagccacagacaggGCGCTGTTTGAAGTGGGCTTACAGAATGGAGAAATAAGAACTACCCGCGGAGTCACTGAtaaagatgcagtgaaacaaagactgactgtgaTCGTGGAGGACAACGGGCAGCCCTCTCGTTCAGCTACAGTCATTGTTACCGTGGCGGTGGCGGACAGCTTCCCTGAAGTGCTGTCTGAGTTCACTGACTATACACAAGACAAGGAGTACAATGACAACCTCACCTTCTACCTAGTGTTGGCTTTGGCTGTAGTTTCCTTCCTATTCAtcacgtgtttagtggttattatatcagtgaagatctacagatggaggcagtctcgcgtcctgtatcactccaatctccctgtgattccgtattatccaccacgttactcagacactttggggACGGGGACTCTCCAACACGTGTACAACTACGAGGTGTGCAGGACGAATGACTCCAGAAAGAGTGACTGTAAGTTCGGCACAGTCGGTAGTCAGAACGTGCTGATAATGGACCCCAGTTCTACAGGAACGATGCAGCGGATAGGGAATGAGAAGAACATCTTGGATGAGCGAGATTCTCCTCTGGAG TATTACGTGGTGAACTCTGAGGGCCGCTGTAGACCAATGTGTGCACGACTGAGTAAAGCTGTAGCAGCACCTCCCATGTAA